The genomic region GGTTGACCAGGTAGCGCCACGGCGTCAGGTAATGGCTGTGGATCAAGACTCTGTCCAAGGCCCGGCCAACGACTTGCTGTTCTTCCTGGCTATCGGCGTCTAGCAGCTTCTGGATCAGCTCGTCCACTACTCGCGACTTGACGCCGATGATGTTCTCCGAACCCGGCACGTCAGCATCCTTGCTATTGAAGTTGCGCCACAATTCCACGCCGGGCATGCGATTCTCCCGCAAGGAGACGCTGGTATAGTCATAATTGAAGCCACCCCGCATCAGGCTGCGCGTAGTGGCCGCATCCGATACGCGTTTCTTCACGACGATGCCGAGTTTCTCCATATTGAGGTAAATGACGTCCATGAACGGGCTCGGGGCCCTTGTCGTCGATACCTCAATAACGAAGGGCTCGCCCTGGCTGTTGCGCAGCACGCCGTCGCGGTTATGCCACCCTGCCTCGGCAAACAGCTCCAGCGCTTTGGTCAGGTTATGGCGGATGCTCGACGGCGGCTTGGTGCTGGGCTGCACGAACATCGGCCCGAACACTTCGGGCGGAATCTCGTCACGGTACGGCTCGAGCAGCTTCAGCTCCTCCTCGCTGGGCAAGCCGGTCGCAGCCAGGGGCGTCGTAGCGAAGAAGCTTTGCGGGCGGATGAACTCGTCGGCGAAGATCTTCTGGTTCATCCATTCGAAATCCATCGCATAGTTCAGCGCCTTGCGCACCCGGATATCCTGGAACCGCGCCTTGCGCAGGTTGACCGCATAGCCATTCATGGCCGGCGGATTGCGGTGCGGCACCACTTCCTTGACCAGTTCGCCGCTATCGAAACGCTTGCCTATGTATTGGCAGCACCAGTAGCGCATTTGCGGATCGCTGACGAAGTCGAAGTCGCCGGCCCGCAGCGCGGATACCTGGGTATCCTTGTCCTTGTACAGCTTGAACTCCACCTCGTCGAAATTGAAGCTGCCGCGGCGGACGGCAATGTCATTGCCCCAATAATCCGGATTGCGCTGGTAGATGATGCCCTTGCCGCTGACCGCCTTCTTGATCAGGTAGGGGCCGCTCGCGACCGGGATTTCCAGGCCCAGCTTGTCGAAAGGCACTTTTTCCTGGCCAGGCTGTTCTCCCCATTTGGGCGAGAACACGGGCAGGCTGCCCGCGATAAAAGGCAGGTCTCGCCCTTTCCTGCTGAAGTCGAAGCGCACGGTATGGTTATCCAGCATGATCAGCCCGCTGATTTCCGCAAAATAGGCCTTGAACCGCGGGTTGCTCTTGAGGGCGTCGAACGAGTAGCGCACGTCGCTGGCCGTCACGGCATCGCCGTTGGAAAACCGCGCCTTGGGGTTGATGTGGAAAGTAGCCGAACTGAAATCGTCGGCTACGTGGATATCGTCGGCCAACAAGCCGTACTGGGTATTGGTCTCGTCCAGACTGTACACCGTGAGCGTCTCGAACATCAGCTCGATCAGCCCCGGGGCGGGCTTGCCGCGCCGGCTGAACGGGTTGAATTTGTCGAAGCTGCTGTTCTGGCTGACGACCGCCAACGCCAGCCTGCCGCCGCGCGGGGCTTCCGGGTTGGCATAGTCGAAATGGCTGAAATCGGCCGGATATTTAGGCTCGCCGAACTGGGCGACCGCATGCGCGGCCTGTGCCCGGTCCGGCACATGCAATACGCCGATCAGCAAGAACAGCACCGCCAGCTTCAGCCAGAGCTTGAGGTTGAACATACGGGAGAAAAATCCGGGAGACTAAGAGACTTCATGAAACGGCCTTGTGGTTACAGCGAAGCCTGGACCAGGCTTTGCGTATAAGGATGGCGGGGACGCTCGATCACCTGCTCCGTATCGCCCGATTCCACGATCTCGCCATCCTTGAGCACATATACCCGATGCGCCAACGCATTCACCACAGTCAGGTCGTGCGTGATGAGCAGGTAACTCAGGCGGTATTTCTCCTGCAGGCTTACCAACAGCTCGAGCACCTGGTTCTGGATAGAGACATCCAGGGCCGAGGTCGGCTCGTCGAGCACCAGTACCCTGGGCGCGAGGATCAGTGCCCGCGCGATCGCGATGCGCTGGCGCTGCCCCCCTGAGAACTCATGTGGATAGGCATTGAGTACGGTCTCAGGCAGGCCAACCTCACGCAGCACATTGACGATTTTTTCGTGCTGCTCCTCAGGATCGAGCGCGGGGAAATGCAACGCCAGTCCCTCGCCGACGATCTGC from Methylobacillus flagellatus KT harbors:
- a CDS encoding extracellular solute-binding protein — protein: MFNLKLWLKLAVLFLLIGVLHVPDRAQAAHAVAQFGEPKYPADFSHFDYANPEAPRGGRLALAVVSQNSSFDKFNPFSRRGKPAPGLIELMFETLTVYSLDETNTQYGLLADDIHVADDFSSATFHINPKARFSNGDAVTASDVRYSFDALKSNPRFKAYFAEISGLIMLDNHTVRFDFSRKGRDLPFIAGSLPVFSPKWGEQPGQEKVPFDKLGLEIPVASGPYLIKKAVSGKGIIYQRNPDYWGNDIAVRRGSFNFDEVEFKLYKDKDTQVSALRAGDFDFVSDPQMRYWCCQYIGKRFDSGELVKEVVPHRNPPAMNGYAVNLRKARFQDIRVRKALNYAMDFEWMNQKIFADEFIRPQSFFATTPLAATGLPSEEELKLLEPYRDEIPPEVFGPMFVQPSTKPPSSIRHNLTKALELFAEAGWHNRDGVLRNSQGEPFVIEVSTTRAPSPFMDVIYLNMEKLGIVVKKRVSDAATTRSLMRGGFNYDYTSVSLRENRMPGVELWRNFNSKDADVPGSENIIGVKSRVVDELIQKLLDADSQEEQQVVGRALDRVLIHSHYLTPWRYLVNHYIIYNHRLRRPDTLPLYYGVQDWAINWWWDGTAGSPGHMDDRK